In Tachysurus vachellii isolate PV-2020 chromosome 3, HZAU_Pvac_v1, whole genome shotgun sequence, one genomic interval encodes:
- the LOC132843407 gene encoding histone H2B-like produces MPEPAKTAPKKGSKKAVTKTAGKGGKKRRKTRKESYAIYVYKVLKQVHPDTGISSKAMGIMNSFVNDIFERIAGESSRLAHYNKRSTISSREIQTAVRLLLPGELAKHAVSEGTKAVTKYTSSK; encoded by the coding sequence ATGCCTGAACCAGCTAAGACCGCGCCCAAGAAGGGATCCAAGAAAGCCGTGACCAAGACGGCGGGTAAAGGCGGCAAGAAGCGCAGAAAGACCAGGAAGGAGAGTTACGCCATCTACGTGTACAAAGTCCTGAAGCAGGTGCACCCTGATACCGGTATCTCCTCTAAGGCCATGGGCATCATGAACTCATTCGTCAACGACATTTTTGAGCGCATCGCCGGTGAGTCTTCTCGTCTGGCTCACTACAACAAGCGCTCCACCATCAGCTCTAGGGAGATCCAGACTGCCGTGCGTCTGTTGCTTCCCGGAGAGTTGGCCAAGCACGCCGTGTCTGAGGGCACAAAGGCCGTCACCAAGTACACCAGCTCCAAGTAA
- the LOC132843400 gene encoding histone H3 → MARTKQTARKSTGGKAPRKQLATKAARKSAPATGGVKKPHRYRPGTVALREIRRYQKSTELLIRKLPFQRLVREIAQDFKTDLRFQSSAVMALQEASEAYLVGLFEDTNLCAIHAKRVTIMPKDIQLARRIRGERA, encoded by the coding sequence ATGGCAAGAACCAAGCAGACCGCCCGTAAGTCCACTGGTGGCAAAGCGCCCAGGAAGCAGCTCGCCACTAAGGCTGCTCGCAAGAGCGCCCCGGCTACCGGCGGCGTGAAGAAGCCTCACCGTTACAGGCCCGGCACCGTGGCTCTGAGGGAGATCCGCCGTTATCAGAAGTCTACTGAGCTGCTTATCCGCAAGCTGCCCTTCCAGCGCCTGGTGAGAGAAATCGCTCAGGATTTCAAGACCGACTTGCGTTTCCAGAGCTCGGCCGTCATGGCCTTGCAGGAGGCTAGCGAGGCATACCTGGTCGGGCTGTTCGAGGACACCAACCTGTGCGCCATTCACGCCAAGAGAGTGACCATCATGCCTAAGGACATTCAGCTGGCCCGCCGTATTCGCGGAGAGCGCGCTTAA
- the LOC132843413 gene encoding histone H2A: protein MSGRGKTGGKTRAKAKTRSSRAGLQFPVGRVHRLLRKGNYAERVGAGAPVYLAAVLEYLTAEILELAGNAARDNKKTRIIPRHLQLAVRNDEELNKLLGGVTIAQGGVLPNIQAVLLPKKTEKAVKTK from the coding sequence ATGAGCGGAAGAGGCAAAACCGGCGGTAAAACGAGGGCTAAGGCCAAGACTCGTTCATCCAGGGCTGGACTGCAGTTCCCCGTGGGTCGTGTGCACAGGCTTCTGCGTAAAGGTAATTACGCCGAGCGCGTCGGTGCCGGCGCTCCGGTTTACTTGGCCGCCGTGCTCGAGTATCTGACCGCTGAGATTCTCGAGTTGGCCGGCAACGCCGCCCGTGACAACAAGAAGACCCGTATCATTCCCCGCCACCTGCAGCTCGCTGTGCGTAACGACGAGGAGCTGAACAAACTGCTCGGAGGAGTGACCATCGCTCAGGGAGGTGTACTGCCCAACATTCAGGCCGTGCTGCTGCCCAAGAAGACTGAGAAGGCCGTCAAGACCAAGTAA
- the LOC132843399 gene encoding histone H1-like, with amino-acid sequence MAEVAPAPAPAKAPKKKAASRTKKTGPSVGELIVKAVSSSKERSGVSLAALKKALAAGGYDVEKNNSRVKLAVKSLVTKGTLVQTKGTGASGSFKLNKKQTELKKPAKKAAPKATKAAAKKPAAAKKPKKVAAKKPAAKKSPKKSVAAAKKATKSPKKAKKPAAPKKTTKSPKRAKKPATPKKVKAVKPKTSKPKAAKAKKAPKKK; translated from the coding sequence atggcTGAAGTCGCTCCCGCTCCCGCGCCGGCCAAAGCGCCCAAGAAGAAGGCAGCTTCGAGGACCAAGAAAACAGGCCCTAGCGTCGGCGAGCTCATCGTCAAAGCGGTTTCCTCGTCCAAGGAGAGGAGCGGCGTGTCTCTTGCCGCCCTCAAGAAAGCTTTGGCTGCCGGCGGATACGACGTGGAGAAGAACAACTCTCGCGTCAAGCTCGCCGTCAAGAGCCTCGTTACTAAAGGCACTCTGGTGCAGACCAAAGGGACCGGCGCGTCTGGATCTTTCAAGCTGAACAAGAAGCAGACCGAGCTTAAGAAGCCCGCAAAGAAAGCCGCGCCCAAAGCGACAAAGGCGGCCGCCAAAAAGCCCGCCGCAGCTAAGAAGCCCAAGAAAGTAGCGGCCAAGAAACCCGCGGCCAAAAAGTCTCCGAAGAAGTCCGTCGCTGCCGCCAAGAAAGCCACCAAAAGCCCCAAGAAGGCCAAAAAGCCGGCGGCCCCCAAGAAGACAACCAAGAGCCCCAAGAGGGCCAAAAAGCCGGCGACCCCCAAGAAGGTAAAAGCTGTAAAGCCCAAGACCTCAAAGCCCAAAGCGGCGAAGGCCAAAAAGGCTCCCAAGAAGAAGTAA
- the pigc gene encoding phosphatidylinositol N-acetylglucosaminyltransferase subunit C, with translation MGADNDAGVTPAVPWHKVLYERQAFPDNYVASCFHEELRRNIRVHQYSYWAVVREAGLVSQQLSCVALFLTLWSYMEQGNVGPSTLLCTGLGCAVLGYTLYEALGGGIGRERTRCADLQSAAVFMAFTFGFSPVLKTLTESVSTDTVYAMSAGMLMAHLVSFPYTQPSLPGSLSLNAALFASVCLASRLPGTLHTFAMLSCALLIFALWPYLLQRLRHAAEWTFPWAAGMVCVCEVVGVGTLWPAGALLLFLAIVVLTFLCPLLLVRLQRHKDNIHGPWDEAEIREDLSRFLS, from the coding sequence ATGGGCGCAGACAACGATGCAGGTGTTACTCCAGCTGTGCCATGGCATAAAGTGCTGTACGAGCGACAGGCGTTCCCTGACAACTATGTGGCCAGTTGCTTCCATGAGGAACTTCGACGCAACATCAGAGTGCACCAGTACAGCTACTGGGCAGTGGTTCGAGAAGCCGGGCTCGTCTCTCAACAGCTCTCGTGTGTGGCGTTGTTCCTCACACTTTGGTCCTATATGGAGCAGGGAAATGTGGGTCCTTCAACACTGCTTTGTACTGGGCTGGGATGCGCTGTGCTGGGCTACACTCTGTACGAGGCTCTGGGCGGTGGAATCGGGCGAGAGCGGACTCGCTGCGCTGACCTGCAGAGCGCTGCCGTGTTCATGGCCTTTACCTTTGGTTTCTCGCCGGTGCTCAAGACGTTGACGGAGTCTGTGAGCACAGACACGGTGTACGCCATGTCTGCTGGCATGCTCATGGCGCACCTGGTGTCTTTTCCATACACACAGCCGAGCCTGCCAGGCAGCCTTTCTCTCAACGCTGCGCTCTTTGCCTCGGTTTGTTTGGCATCGCGTCTGCCTGGAACCCTGCACACCTTCGCCATGCTGAGCTGCGCCCTGCTCATCTTTGCACTCTGGCCGTATCTGCTGCAGCGACTGAGACACGCGGCAGAGTGGACGTTCCCCTGGGCAGCCgggatggtgtgtgtatgtgaagttGTAGGTGTTGGTACTCTGTGGCCTGCTGGAGCTCTTCTCCTGTTTCTAGCTATTGTAGTACTAACTTTTTTGTGTCCACTGCTGCTGGTGCGtctacagagacacaaagacaacaTTCACGGCCCGTGGGACGAGGCTGAGATCAGAGAGGACTTGTCCCGCTTTCTGAGTTga